The Brassica napus cultivar Da-Ae chromosome C1, Da-Ae, whole genome shotgun sequence DNA segment ATATGAGTAGCTAAATCGAACTTTGACCCATGAGTTAGCTTAGTTACCTGAATAACTGACCGCAAGAGCAGAGAAAAGTGCCATTTGGACATTCAAAAACGTCAGAAGAACCGCAGTCGCTACAAGTAGGAGGAAGCAAAGAAACGAGATTAGCTTCGTTCTACTACTCTATCTAAAAACAATTTCTTCATGATTTCTAAACGTTCTTCCTAATCCTATTGAATCCAACTCTCAAAACATCATAGACCGTTAAGCAGCTCACCGAGTAACACCAAGCTCTAGTGATTAAGCTAAGCAAGCAAGTCGAAGGAATGATTTGATCCAAAAAGATCCCAAAAACCTATAGAAAGTCTCTCTATGAACACATATCAAAACGTTCTCAGCATTCTGAGATTCAAGTTGCAGAGCTACGAAATGCAGGACACAAACCGTTCCTTAAAAACTCACCGCACTGTCCAATACCAATCACGAGCTTCCGAGCAGAAGGGTGACGATCAAACTCCCATCTGTCACTGCAGTACTTGAACAGCTCCCAAAGTGCCAAACTTGCTAACAACCCCACCAATGCAAGTGGCATCTGATACCTACAAAACCACCAAGAGAGACAAATAAACATCAAGACTTCAAACTCCACAAAGTTCGTAACTTTTTACAAAGATTCAGACTTTAAACAAAAGAGATAAAGGAACCCATACAATGCGCAAGCGAAGAAGACGATGAACAACGTAGCGTAATTCCTAGCGAATCTCTTGATATTCTCATGAACCCTCATCCTTGCCTGCTGAGAAGACGCCGGGAACGAGTAGGAGTCGCACGCCCCGAAGAAGCCGGTGGTCCACGGAGGCGTATCGCCTGAGAAGTCATCGGCGGAGAGCTTGGAGAAGGGGTTGATAGTCAGAAGAGATGAGACGGTGACGAGACGAGACAATAGAGAGGCGAAGAAGCCGCCGGTGATGGAGGAGACGACGTCGTCGGAGGCAGAAGAAGGTGCGGCGGCAGCTGAggaggatgaggaggaggcGGGGGCGGGTGCTGCAGCTGC contains these protein-coding regions:
- the LOC106376114 gene encoding PRA1 family protein H encodes the protein MAFSPNPLSLSVPDPAFESWLRDSGYLDLLDHRTSAAAAAPAPASSSSSSAAAAPSSASDDVVSSITGGFFASLLSRLVTVSSLLTINPFSKLSADDFSGDTPPWTTGFFGACDSYSFPASSQQARMRVHENIKRFARNYATLFIVFFACALYQMPLALVGLLASLALWELFKYCSDRWEFDRHPSARKLVIGIGQCATAVLLTFLNVQMALFSALAVSYSVMLLHAGFRKLTPSKKPSRGR